GAACGCATTTCTGAAGAATACGATTTTATCCTGAATGATTATTTCGAGAGATACCCACAAAAAGTTGTCATTCCATCTACTTTTGAAGTGAAATATGTGGAAGTCATTTATCCCAGTTCGGTGCACATCAGCCTTGATGAGTATAAAGAAAAGAATGTTTCTGTTCGTTTGGATATATTGATAAAACCGGCGCCGGGTTATTCCTTGGTTGGACAACCAAATGTTTCACCAAAATCAGTAAAAATAGCCGGTTCAAGAAATATTGTTGAAAATGTATCTGAAGTATTTACAGAATCAGATACTATTTTGAATGCAACTTCGAATATTTTTACAACTCTTACTTTGAAAGTGGCCCGTGGTGAATTAATTGAATACACGCCCAAAACGATAACATATCGGCAAAAAGTTCAATCAATTAGCGAACGGATTATTAGTGAAATCCCAGTTAAAATTTTGAATGAACGTGATAACCTTCAGGCGTTTGTAAGTCCACAAACGGTAGCCCTTACAGTAGTTGGAGGAACTGATTTTATCGCTAATCTGAAATCGGATGATATTTTAATCACAGTAGATTTTAACCAGTGGAATTCACAACAGCAATTTTATGATGTAAAAGTCCACACACCATTAGATGTGATCGAATGGATGGATCTCTCCCCACAAAGTATTGAATTAGTGGTGACCAAGAGGGTCGGTTGATCGTCCTCGGGATTGAAACATCCTGCGATGAAACTGCAGCGGCAGTATCTATGGATGGTTCAATAATCTCATCGCAAATTAGTACCCAAACCATTCACCAAAAGTATGGTGGTGTCGTTCCTGAAATCGCTTCCCGCGAACATGAGAAATTATTAAATGACATGGTTTCGGATACATTAAAGGATGCGAAAATATCCCCTCAAGAATTAGAAGGAATAGCTGTGACTCAAGGTCCTGGTTTATCGGGAACATTGATTACCGGAATTTGTTTTGCAAAAGGATTAGCCTTAGGGCTTGGGCTTCCCATTATTGGTGTAAATCATTTAGAAGCCCATATCTTTGCGAACTTTCTGGCTGATCCTGCGTTAAAATTCCCTTTTGTCTGTCTCCTAGTTTCTGGTGGGCATACTCAATTATGGCACGTTAAGGATGTGAATGACTATTCTATGTTGGGCGAAAGCAGGGATGATGCAGCCGGTGAAGCATTTGATAAAGGGGCGAGGATATTGGGTCTGGGATATCCCGGCGGTCCTGAAATAGAAAAATTGAGTATTAGCGGAAATAGAAATGCTATCAAATTCCCACGGGCATTGATGAAAAAGGGCAATCTTGAGTTCAGTTTTAGTGGACTAAAAACATCCCTTCTTTATTATATGGATAGCCATAAAAATGAAAATATGAATGATGTGGCAGCAAGTTATCAACAGGCTATTGTAGATGTATTAATTACCAAATTAAAATGGGCTATGAAAAAAACAGACTGCATTACCTGTGTTATTGCTGGCGGCGTAGCGGCCAACCGATCTTTGCGAAAAAATGTGGAATTAATGTTAGCTACAGAAAAAGTGATTTTTCCTGAATTATCCCTTTGTACTGATAATGCAGCAATGATTGCTTATTTGGGTGAATTGTATTTGTCGCGGGGGATAAAAAGTAATATCGATTTCCCTATTCAACCTAATTTGAAATTAGCATAAGTAATGGATTTTAATTTTCTCCATGAGGTGGACTTTATTTTTTGGGCGACAATTTTTATTGGCATCGGATTGATTTACTATTTATATAAAATTCTTTCAAATGAACAATGGTATCAATTATTACTTGGTTGTCGCATCCTAATCTTTATCATTTTTGGATTATTGTTATTAAACCCAATTGTAAATTTTTCGGGTGAAAAAGAGAAAAAACTGGATTGGGCCATTTTTATTGATAATTCCGCCAGTATAAAGTATCATCAAACACCGTCTCTCAATGCGATTCAATCTGGGGTGCTGTCATTTATGAACCGCTTGAAGGAAAAAAATATTTCTTACGATTTATATCAATTTTCAGACAAAATCAAAAAAGTGAATTCCCCAAAACTAAATGGAATGGGCGTTACAACAAATTTGGGAATCGTTTCGGAAAAAATAAAAAAAGATGAAAAGAATCTCGCTGGTGTTGTAATCGTTTCTGATGGTATAATCACAGAAGGAAAAAATCCGATTTTAAAATTTGAAAACGTTAATATTCCTGTTTATACACTAGGAATAGGGGAAAACAGTGAGTTGGTTGATGTGGCGATTCAGTCTATTGATGTACCAACGGTTGTATTAAAAAGTGATGGTGTGAATGTTCGTACTACAATCCAATCTGTTGGGAATATAAGCGATCGACTCAGTGTGTCACTTTATAATAATCAATCCTTGGTAGGATCAAAACATATTCGACTCGCGGGACAGGGATCCAGAAGGGAAGTAAATTTTCGTTTTCGGCCCAAAGAAATTGGTAAACAAAAGTATGAGGTCAGAGTTTCATCGGTAGAAGATGAAATTAACATTCAAAATAACCGACAGAATTTCAATCTTCTTGTATTGAAAGATCGATATAAAGTGGCACTTTTAACTGGGAGTCCAAATAAAAATACAGCTGTTTTAAAGCGAGTTCTAAAGCAAAATCCGCGAATAGAATTGGATCATTTTACACGAATGACAGAAAAGCGTTTTCGTCCTGCCATTAAATCTTTTTGGGAAACACCTTATGAATTAATCATTTTTGAAAATTATCCAATAAAACCATTATCTTCTAATTTTATTCGAATTCTTGGAAAAAAAGTTTTGGCAAATCAAGCTGCGCTTCTTTTATTCTCAGGCCCTAATCAGTCTAATTCATCTTTAAAGGGGATAACATCCATTCTCGGTATTGCCACTATAGACAGTGTCCCAGAAACTGAA
This genomic window from Candidatus Neomarinimicrobiota bacterium contains:
- the tsaD gene encoding tRNA (adenosine(37)-N6)-threonylcarbamoyltransferase complex transferase subunit TsaD; the encoded protein is MIVLGIETSCDETAAAVSMDGSIISSQISTQTIHQKYGGVVPEIASREHEKLLNDMVSDTLKDAKISPQELEGIAVTQGPGLSGTLITGICFAKGLALGLGLPIIGVNHLEAHIFANFLADPALKFPFVCLLVSGGHTQLWHVKDVNDYSMLGESRDDAAGEAFDKGARILGLGYPGGPEIEKLSISGNRNAIKFPRALMKKGNLEFSFSGLKTSLLYYMDSHKNENMNDVAASYQQAIVDVLITKLKWAMKKTDCITCVIAGGVAANRSLRKNVELMLATEKVIFPELSLCTDNAAMIAYLGELYLSRGIKSNIDFPIQPNLKLA